The Enterobacter asburiae genomic sequence CTGAACAGCCCGGCAATGAGCTCTTTGAACAACGCTGTCGCCGTAATCACGTGAACCTCTTCTTTCCGTTTAAAAGGCTCGCATTGCGATATCAGCGCCGGGCTAAACCAGACCGCGCGGAGCTCCGTTGTGGATAACACGCTGTAGGTGTGTTCCTGAAAGGGAGGGATCCACAGCGCGCGCTGTGGCGGTATGACCCAACGCTTATTGCCGGTTTCGACCAGCATCACCCCTTTGATGGCAAACAAAAGCTGCCCCTGTGGATGCTGGTGAGGGGGATCCACTTCGCCGCGCGTATAGCTAATTGCCCCTCTGGACCATCCGATGGCATCGTCGTGAATTGGCGTTTTATCGATAAAGGTTGGCATTTCACATTCCTCCCTTCCTCTTATGATGCTGCTTGTACACGTAACCGGAAAGAGACGCAATGCACATTCAATTTATCATTCATGAACATTTCGAAGCGCCAGGCGCATATGAAATCTGGGGGACAAAGCGCGGCTGTAGTATGAGCTACTCCAGAGTTTATCAGGGCGATCCTTTACCCGAGGATCTGGAGAGCACAGACTTGCTTATCATCATGGGAGGCCCGCAGTCACCTGCCACCACGCTTAAGGAGTGCCCCTGGTTTGATGCGCAGGCGGAAATGCGGCTCATCGGCCGCGCAATAGAGGCGGGTAAAACGGTGATTGGCGTTTGTCTGGGCTCGCAGCTTATCGGTGAAGCGCTGGGCGCAGCGTTTTGCCATAGCCCGGAAAAAGAGATCGGCAAATTTCCCGTCAGGCTCACGGATGCAGGCAAGGCCAACCCGCTGTTTAAGGATTTTGGCCACGAGCTGAACGTCGGTCACTGGCATAACGACATGCCGGGGTTGACGCCGCAGGCTAAGGTGCTGGCTTACAGCGAGGGCTGCCCCCGTCAGATCGTGCAATATGGCGAACGGGTTTACGGTTTTCAGTGCCATATGGAACTGACGCCGGAGGTGGTTGAGCTGCTGATTGAACATTCGCCGAACGATCTCCGCCGCGCGGCTGAATTTCGTTTTGTCGAAACGGCGGAAAAACTTCGCTCGCATGATTATCGCGAAATGAATCAGGTGCTGTTTTCCTTTCTGGATAAACTCGCCGCCCAACGCGAGGCCTGACTCAGAGGTATTTCACTGGCTCGTCACTTCGCCACCGCACTCCCTTTCCTCTAAACTGTAGCCTGCCCCTGTGCGGTGATACCGGACGTTCCATCCTGGAATGTCTGGTATGCTCAAATTTCATGATGTGATCCGTGGCACATTTTTAGGTTTAATTGTATGATGAATTCGTTTCAGCAAGGACTATCACCATGAGCAAATCATTGAACATTATCTGGCAATATCTGCGCGCATTCGTTCTGATATACGCCTGCCTGTATGCCGGGATATTCATCGCGTCGCTGCTGCCCATCGTCATTCCCGGCAGCATTATCGGTATGCTGATCCTCTTTGTTTTGCTGGCGCTGCAAATCCTGCCCGCAAAATGGGTCAATCCCGGCTGCTTCGTCCTTATTCGCTACATGGCGCTGCTTTTCGTGCCTATCGGCGTCGGGGTCATGCAGTATTTTGATTTGCTCAAGGCCCAGTTCGGCCCGATTGTGGTCTCCTGCGCGGTCAGTACGCTGGTGGTTTTCCTTGTGGTGAGCTGGAGTTCGCATCTGGTGCATGGCGAACGTAACGTGGTCGGGGAGAAAACAAAAAAATGATGGCCAATATCTGGTGGTCGCTGCCGTTAACCCTGGCGGTGTTCTTCGCCGCGCGCAAGCTTGCCGCACGTTTTAAAATGCCGTTGCTGAACCCGCTTCTGGTGGCGATGGTGGTGATCATTCCGCTCCTGCTGCTCACCGGCATTCCTTACGAACGCTACTTTGCCGGCAGCAAAATTTTAAACGACCTGCTGCAGCCTGCCGTTGTGGCGCTCGCCTTTCCTTTATATGAGCAGCTCCACCAGATCCGCGCCCGCTGGAAATCCATCATCACCATCTGTTTTGTGGGCAGCCTGGTGGCGATGATCACCGGCACGTCGGTAGCGCTGTTGATGGGGGCCTCCCCGCAGATTGCCGCCTCTATTCTGCCTAAATCGGTGACCACGCCTATCGCGATGGCAGTGGGTGGCAGCCTTGGCGGGATCCCGGCCATCAGCGCGATGTGCGTCATTTTCGTCGGTATTCTCGGTGCGGTGTTTGGTCACACCCTGCTGAACGGGATGCGTATTCACACTAAAGCGGCACGGGGACTGTCAATGGGGACCGCCTCCCACGCCCTGGGCACCGCCCGCTGTGCGGAGCTGGATTATCAGGAAGGGGCGTTTAGTTCCCTGGCGCTGGTGATCTGCGGGATTATCACCTCCCTGCTGGCCCCGTTCATTTTCCCGCTGATTCTGGCGGTGATGGGCTAAAATTTGCGATGCGTCGCGCAAATTTCATTTTGATTTCATAAGTTGCATACATAATGAGAAGTGGATCACATATAAAGCCCTGGCGGCTCCGTAAACTACCGATCCATTAACCTTTATGAGGCAAACGCCATGCACCCACGTTTTCAAGCTGCTTTCGCCCAGCTTGCAGAGAATTTGCAGTCAGCCCTGGCTCCCGTTCTGGCAGATGCACACTTCCCCGCCCTGCTGACCGCGGAGCAGGTCACGATGCTGAAACAAGCAACGGGACTGGACGAAGACGCGCTGGCTTTCGCACTGCTTCCTTTGGCTGCCGCCTGCGCGCGGGCCGATCTCTCCCACTTTAACGTCGGGGCCATTGCGCGCGGCGTCAGCGGAACCTGGTACTTCGGCGGCAATATGGAGTTCCTGGGCGCGACCATGCAGCAGACCGTTCACGCCGAGCAGAGCGCCATCAGCCACGCCTGGCTGCGCGGTGAAAAAGCCCTGAGCGCCATTACCGTTAACTACACCCCCTGCGGCCACTGCCGTCAGTTTATGAACGAGCTGAACAGCGGGCTGCAGCTGCGCATCAACCTGCCAGGCCGCGCGCCGCACACGCTGGGGGATTATCTGCCTGACGCGTTTGGCCCGAAAGATCTGGAGATCAAAACGCTGCTGATGGACGAGCAGGACCACGGTTACGCCCTGTCCGGCGATGACCTGAACCAGGCGGCCATTCGCGCGGCCAACAAAAGCCACACTCCGTACAGCAAGTCCCCGAGCGGCGTGGCGCTGCAGTGCCGCGATGGCCGGATCTTTAGCGGCAGCTACGCGGAAAACGCCGCGTTTAACCCAACCCTGCCTCCGCTGCAGGGCGCGCTTAACCTGCTGAGCCTGAACGGCTATGACTATCCGGACATTCAGCGCGCTATTCTGGCAGAAATTGCCGATGCGCCGCTGATTCAGTGGGATGCGACCGCCGCGACGCTTAAAGCGCTGGGCTGCACGACGATTGACCGCGTACTGCTTGCGTAATCCTTCCGGCGGGCAGAAATGCCCGCCAGTTTGCTGAAAAACCCCTCAGTTGAGTCGCTGTTTCTTGCGCTAACCAGGCGGGTAAAGTAGCCTGAGTTAAATTTCATCCACGAACGAGCCATCTCCATGTTAAAGCGCGTTTTTTACAGCCTGTCTGTCCTGGTCGGCATACTGCTGTTGATCGTGCTGGGTCTCGACCGCTGGATGAGCTGGAAAACCGCCCCCTACATCTTTGATGACCTGCAGGATCTGCCCTATCGTCAGGTTGGCGTGGTCCTCGGCACCGCCAAGTATTACCGCACCGGCGTGATTAACCAGTATTACCGTTACCGCATTCAGGGCGCGCTGAACGCCTACAACAGCGGCAAGGTGAACTACCTGCTGCTGAGCGGCGATAACGCCCTGCAAAGCTACAATGAACCGGTGACGATGCGTAAGGACCTGATTGCCGCGGGCGTGGATCCTGCCGATATCGTGCTCGACTACGCCGGATTCCGCACCCTGGACTCCATCGTGCGCACGCGTAAAGTCTTCGACACCAACGACTTCATCATCATCACCCAGCGCTTCCACTGCGAGCGCGCGCTGTTTATCGCGCTGCATATGGGCATTCAGGCGCAGTGTTACGCGGTGCCGTCGCCAAAAGATATGCTGAGCGTGCGCGTGCGCGAGTTCGGCGCGCGTTTTGGCGCCCTGGCCGATCTGTATATCTTCAAACGCGAACCGCGCTTTTTAGGCCCGCTGGTGCCGATTCCGGCGATGCACGAAGTGCCGGAAGACGCGCAGGGTTACCCGGCCGTCACGCCCGAACAGCTGCTGGATATGCAGAAAAAAGAGAAATAGCAGGGCCGCCTTTATACTTTCTTTACGCCGGGCCTGACGCTTTTTATCCCCCCTTTACATCGGCTCTTTTAAGCTGAGTTCACTGCCGCTACGGCTTCATTGAAGAATGACTATGAACTCAATAATGAATGCGTTTTTCCTCAAAAGTCTCCGTCCGTATTTTAACTTTCCCGGTTTATCACTTCCTGGCGCACTCAATTCCGGTCTCTGGCTTGATGAAAAAATTGACGCCCTGCAGCACAACATTTCAGTGGAAGTGGCAGATTATCTGGAACGTTACCCGCAGACGAAACATGTAGACGTTTACCTGAACGATATCAACGGCACGATGCGCGGCAAGCGTCTGTCGGTGGAGAGCATGCTGAGCCTGGAAAAAGGCTGTTATTTTCCCCTTTCGGTCTACTCGATGGATCAGAAAGGAAAAATCGCCGCCCCGCTTCATGATGAGCCGGACCGACTCTGCGTTCCGGTCGCCGGCTCCCTGCGCCCCTGTCCGCAGGATCCTCAGCACAACGCGCAGATCCTGCTGACGATGAAAGACAGCGACAATACCCCCTGCCCGCTTGAGCCGCGCGTGATACTGCAGAACGTGCTGGCCCGCTTCCATCAGCACGGCCTCTTCCCGGTGATTGCCCCGGAAATCGAGTTCTATCTGACGGGGCATGACGATCGGGATCCGCAAAATCAGGGCTGTTTTCACATGGATACTACGACAGCCCACGCGGCGCTGTTTGACGAGCTGGAACAGCTGGCGCACCTGCAGCGCATCCCGATGTGCGGGATCGTGGCGGAAGCCGAGTCCGGTCAGTACGAATTAAACCTGAAGCACAGCCATCGCGTCGTTGAGGTCTGCGATAACGTGCTGGCGCTTCGTCGCCTGACCCGATACGTTGCCGAAAAGCACGGCCTGCAGGCCAACTTCATGGCTAAGCCTTTCAGCCAGCTTTCCGGCAGCGGCCTGCACTTCCATTTCAGCCTGAATAACAGTCGCGGCGAAAACGTCTTTGCTTCCCCGGTGGACGCGCTTAACAGCATGATGCGTTTGTGCATCGCGGGGCAGCTGGCGCTGATGCCCGCCTCTGTCGCCATTCTTGCGCCGGGCGTTAACGCGTTTCGTCGTCTGCGTAAAAACCTGACGGAGCCCGTATTTAACTCCTGGGGTTATAACACCCGCTCCGCCGCCCTGCGTATTCCCTGCTCGGATGACCACAACCGTCGTATCGAGTACCGGCTGGCCGGGGCCGATGCCAATCCGTATCTGGTGGCAGCCACTATCCTGACCGGCATGCTGTACGGGCTGGAAAACACCGACGACGAGGATTTGCCCGAACCGCAGCACGATCGTCCCGAACTGCCGCTGTTTCAGCAGGAGGCGATTGAGACCTTTGCCCGCTGTCAGTACCTCACCGACAGCCTGGGCGACGCTTTTTCCGAACAGTGGGTCGCCTGCAAGCTCTCCGAACTCGACTGGTTTGAGCGCATTGTGACCCGAGAGGAGTCACAGCTGGCATAAGGCATAAAAAAGCCCGCTCGATGAGCGGGCCGGATAACGCGAGGAGCAATTACTTCTTACGCGCATACTTCAGTGAATCCAGCGCAACCGCGAAGATAATGATGGCGCCTTTGATAATGTACTGCCAGTACGGGTTCACGCCGATATAGGTCAAGCCGTAGTTGATGACGGTGAAGATGATCACACCGGTCACCACGCCCAGTACCGTACCCACGCCGCCGCTGAAGGAGACGCCGCCCACCACGCAGGCTGCGATTGCATCCAGCTCGTACATGAAGCCAAGGTTGTTGGTTGCAGAGCCGATACGGCCCGCTTCCAGCATCCCGCCGAAGGCGTAGAACACGCCGGACAGGGCATAAATGATGAGCAGGTTCAGGGCAACGTTCACGCCGGACACTTTCGCCGCTTCCGGGTTCCCGCCGATAGCGAAGATGTTTTTACCAAAGCGAGTTTTGTTCCACAGGATCCAGACGAAGGCCACCGCAATCAGCGCATAGAAGGTGATATACGACAGGCGGAAGCTGCCCAGCGCGATAAACCCTTGCGTAAAGGTCGAGAAGCCGCTGTCAAAACCCGAGATTGGGGAAGCACCGACAAAGTCGTAGTACAGGGAGTTGATACCGTAAACGATGATCATCGTACCCAGCGTGGTGATAAACGGCGTCACGTTCAGGTAGGCGATGATAATACCGTTGATCAGACCAATCACCGCACCGATGGCGCAGACAATCAGGATCACCACGAAAATCGGCATGGTGGCCATTTCCGGGAAGACCTTATTGGCGTTTTCCATCGACTGCAGCAGGGTTGCCGCGATAACCGCCGCCAGCCCTACCTGACGACCGGCAGAAAGGTCCGTCCCCTGGGTTACGATCAGGCCCGCCACGCCCAGCGCAATGATAATACGCACGGAGGACTGGGTCAGAATGTTACTCAGGTTCAGCAGGCTTAAGAACGTAGGGTCCTGGAAAATGATGATAGCCAGCAGTACTAAAAGAACAACGTAAATACCGCCTTCTTTCAGGTAAGTGAGAAAACTTTTTTTATTTAACGCACTCATGAGGAGCCCCTGATCTTAAAGGTGCAAAGACGCAAGACGCAAAATTTCGTTTTGCGTTGTCGTTTTGGTGTCAACAATACCGGCAACGAGACCATTGCTCATAACCAGAATACGATCCGTGATCCCTAACAATTCCGGCATTTCGGAAGAAATAATAATGATCCCTTTATTCTTTTTCGCCAGCTCGGCAATCAGCTGATAAATTTCAAACTTCGCGCCGACGTCAATACCGCGGGTCGGTTCATCCAGCATCAGAATTTCTGGCTGGGTTAATAACCAACGTCCGATAATGACTTTCTGCTGGTTA encodes the following:
- a CDS encoding type 1 glutamine amidotransferase codes for the protein MHIQFIIHEHFEAPGAYEIWGTKRGCSMSYSRVYQGDPLPEDLESTDLLIIMGGPQSPATTLKECPWFDAQAEMRLIGRAIEAGKTVIGVCLGSQLIGEALGAAFCHSPEKEIGKFPVRLTDAGKANPLFKDFGHELNVGHWHNDMPGLTPQAKVLAYSEGCPRQIVQYGERVYGFQCHMELTPEVVELLIEHSPNDLRRAAEFRFVETAEKLRSHDYREMNQVLFSFLDKLAAQREA
- a CDS encoding CidA/LrgA family protein → MSKSLNIIWQYLRAFVLIYACLYAGIFIASLLPIVIPGSIIGMLILFVLLALQILPAKWVNPGCFVLIRYMALLFVPIGVGVMQYFDLLKAQFGPIVVSCAVSTLVVFLVVSWSSHLVHGERNVVGEKTKK
- a CDS encoding CidB/LrgB family autolysis modulator, which gives rise to MMANIWWSLPLTLAVFFAARKLAARFKMPLLNPLLVAMVVIIPLLLLTGIPYERYFAGSKILNDLLQPAVVALAFPLYEQLHQIRARWKSIITICFVGSLVAMITGTSVALLMGASPQIAASILPKSVTTPIAMAVGGSLGGIPAISAMCVIFVGILGAVFGHTLLNGMRIHTKAARGLSMGTASHALGTARCAELDYQEGAFSSLALVICGIITSLLAPFIFPLILAVMG
- the cdd gene encoding cytidine deaminase, translating into MHPRFQAAFAQLAENLQSALAPVLADAHFPALLTAEQVTMLKQATGLDEDALAFALLPLAAACARADLSHFNVGAIARGVSGTWYFGGNMEFLGATMQQTVHAEQSAISHAWLRGEKALSAITVNYTPCGHCRQFMNELNSGLQLRINLPGRAPHTLGDYLPDAFGPKDLEIKTLLMDEQDHGYALSGDDLNQAAIRAANKSHTPYSKSPSGVALQCRDGRIFSGSYAENAAFNPTLPPLQGALNLLSLNGYDYPDIQRAILAEIADAPLIQWDATAATLKALGCTTIDRVLLA
- the sanA gene encoding outer membrane permeability protein SanA, which encodes MLKRVFYSLSVLVGILLLIVLGLDRWMSWKTAPYIFDDLQDLPYRQVGVVLGTAKYYRTGVINQYYRYRIQGALNAYNSGKVNYLLLSGDNALQSYNEPVTMRKDLIAAGVDPADIVLDYAGFRTLDSIVRTRKVFDTNDFIIITQRFHCERALFIALHMGIQAQCYAVPSPKDMLSVRVREFGARFGALADLYIFKREPRFLGPLVPIPAMHEVPEDAQGYPAVTPEQLLDMQKKEK
- a CDS encoding glutamine synthetase family protein; translated protein: MNAFFLKSLRPYFNFPGLSLPGALNSGLWLDEKIDALQHNISVEVADYLERYPQTKHVDVYLNDINGTMRGKRLSVESMLSLEKGCYFPLSVYSMDQKGKIAAPLHDEPDRLCVPVAGSLRPCPQDPQHNAQILLTMKDSDNTPCPLEPRVILQNVLARFHQHGLFPVIAPEIEFYLTGHDDRDPQNQGCFHMDTTTAHAALFDELEQLAHLQRIPMCGIVAEAESGQYELNLKHSHRVVEVCDNVLALRRLTRYVAEKHGLQANFMAKPFSQLSGSGLHFHFSLNNSRGENVFASPVDALNSMMRLCIAGQLALMPASVAILAPGVNAFRRLRKNLTEPVFNSWGYNTRSAALRIPCSDDHNRRIEYRLAGADANPYLVAATILTGMLYGLENTDDEDLPEPQHDRPELPLFQQEAIETFARCQYLTDSLGDAFSEQWVACKLSELDWFERIVTREESQLA
- the mglC gene encoding galactose/methyl galactoside ABC transporter permease MglC; translated protein: MSALNKKSFLTYLKEGGIYVVLLVLLAIIIFQDPTFLSLLNLSNILTQSSVRIIIALGVAGLIVTQGTDLSAGRQVGLAAVIAATLLQSMENANKVFPEMATMPIFVVILIVCAIGAVIGLINGIIIAYLNVTPFITTLGTMIIVYGINSLYYDFVGASPISGFDSGFSTFTQGFIALGSFRLSYITFYALIAVAFVWILWNKTRFGKNIFAIGGNPEAAKVSGVNVALNLLIIYALSGVFYAFGGMLEAGRIGSATNNLGFMYELDAIAACVVGGVSFSGGVGTVLGVVTGVIIFTVINYGLTYIGVNPYWQYIIKGAIIIFAVALDSLKYARKK